A region of the Aggregicoccus sp. 17bor-14 genome:
ACCACGGCCGCCGTGAGCAGCCCCTCCGTGCCGCCCAGCAGCGCCGCGGTGCGGTCGGCCTGCAGCGCGCGCGTCACCTCCTCGGCCGCCCTGCGCAGCACCATCGCCTCGCTCGTCGCCGAGAGCAGCGCCACGCCCACGGCCCAGAGCGCGGCCTCCGGCCCCACGTGCGGCAGCACCTCGGCGAGCGGCAGGTGCTGCACGCCATCCGGCACGTGGTCGCCGAGCGCCGCGGGAGCCGGCGGCTCGTAGAGCGCGGTGGTGGCGCCCACCTGCACCCGGTCCCCGGGCAGCAGCACCGCCTCTCCCTCGATGCGCTCGCCGTTCACCGCGGTGCCGTTGCGCGAGCCGAGGTCGCAGATGCGCGTCTGGCCCTCCAGCCGGAAGATGCGCGCGTGCCGGCGCGACACCTTGTCGTCCTCCAGCGACACCTCGCAGGAGGGGCTGCGCCCCAGCGTCAGCTGCTCGGTGAGCTCGATGCGCAGGCCGGCAGAGGGACCGGTGAGGAGCAGGAGGGAAGGCATTCGGACGGGCGAGCCTAGCGCTCCTCGCCCTTGCGGGTCATCCCCACCCCACCCGCGGGGCTAGGCGGGGCGTTCGCTGCCGAGCAGCGCGCGCACCTCGTCGTCGTCCAGCTGCCGGCCCTCGCGGCTGAGCGAGAGCGCGTTGATCTGCTCGTAGGGCACCGCCACCTGCGCGCCCTTGCGCCACTCGGTGGTGTAAGCAGCGCCGTCCAGCAGGCGGCCCAGCACCTTGTCCTCCTCGAGGCTCTGCACCTCGAGCCAGAGGTTCTCCGTCACCGGCTCGCCCTCGGGGTGCGTCTCGAAGGGGGCGCGGGCCACGAAGTTGAGCGGCTCCATCAGGCCGCGGCGGTGGAAGCGCGCCACGAAGGCGGGCAGCAGCGCCTGGGCGCTCTCGCGCAGCGCCCGGGTGCGCTCCTCCGGCTCCTTCTCGAAGCGCTCGCGGAAGGGGCGCAGCAGCTCGCCGGTGTTGTGCCGCCCCAGCGGCGACACGGCCGTGAGGAAGAGCCCCTCGTGCCCCTCGAAGGCGTCCAGCGGCACGCCGAGCAGGTTCGCGCGCGCCTCCTCCGAGGGCACCAGCATGAAGCTCTGCCCCTCGCTCGTCTCCACCTGGGTGCGCAGCGCCGGCCCCTGGCCGAAGGCGAGGTCCGCACACAGCTCGTGCAGGAAGCTCTCGGCCGGCAGGAGGTCCTCCTCGGCGAGGTGGAAGATCTCGAGGTCGCGCACGCCGAACTTCTCCATCCCGTGGGTGTGCACCCACAGGGGCGTGTCCCCCTCGGTGGCCTCCACGGCGTGCAGGTTGAGGTGGTCGCGGATGTCGAACTCCAGCTCCGTGATCTCCTCCACGTCCGCCGCCTCGTGCAGCTTGTAGGCGGTGACGTCCACCAGCACGCCGCCCACCTTCTCGATCAGCGCGCGCGCGCACCACAGCGCCTCGAACACGGCGGTGGTGGCCTGGGGCTGCCCGGGCTCGAAGGCGATGCGGTAGAAGCCGTGGGCGCGCCGCAGCTGCGCGTGCGCCTCGTCGCTGCCGGTGAGCAGCTCCGGGGTCCAGGACATGGGCGCCTCGCGCGAGTCGAAGCGCACGTCCACCTCGGTCCCGTCCGCCTGCAGCAGGAAGGAGCGGCCGTCCTCCGAGGGGAGGAAGCGCACCTCGTCCGACTCGAACTCGGCGCGCAGCTGCTCGAGCGAGAGGGGCTGCGCGGCCTCGGTGGCGACGAGGTAGACCTCCTTCACAGGTGCTTCTCGATCTGGCGGAAGAGGTCCACGCGATCCACGAGGTCGGTCAGGTAGTCGAGCTTGTCCGTCGGCAAGACGAGCACGGGCGACAGGGTGTAGCCCTTAAACCACTCCTCGTACAGGGCATTGAGCCGCCGCAGGTAGCTGCTCGGGATGGCCTGCTCCATCTCGCGCCCGCGCGTCTTGATGCGCGCCTGCAGCGTGGGCACGGGGCAGCGCAGGTAGATCATCAGGTCCGGCGGCGCGAGGCTGCGCGCGATGGTCTCGTACAGCTCGCGGTAGGTGCGCCAGTCGCGCGCGTCGATGAGGCGCTGGCGGTGCAGGTTGCGCGCGAAGATCTCCGCGTCCTCGTAGAGCGTCCGGTCCTGCAGCGCGGTGCCAGGCGTGCGCTCGAGCTCCTGCTGGAGCTTGAACTTGTGCGTGAGGAAGAAGAGCTGGGAGCGGAAGGCCCAGGTCTTCATGTCCTTGTAGAAGTCCTCGAGGTACGGGTTCTGCTCGTTCGGCTCGAAGAAGGGCGTGAGGCCGTACTTGCGGCAGAGGAAGGAGGTGAGCTCCGTCTTCCCCGCGCCGATGTTGCCAGCGATCGCGATGAACTTTTTGCGGGCCACGAGGGTGCGGCTTGTAACCCCGGCCGAGCAGGCGCGCCAGACCCAAGGGGACCGTGCTAGAACCGCGCCGTCCCTGCCCCCGCGAGCCCTGCCCCGCTGCCCCCCGTCCGGAGCTCCCGGCCGGTGCGCGCCGGCGGGTCCCGCCGGGGGCCCAGCCCCGAGGACCCCAGCGCGTGCTGCGTAAACTCTTCTGTGTCTTCGTCGCGGTCGTGGCCTCCGCGGTCTGCTTCGTGCTCGCGATCCTCGCGATGGTCGTGACGTTGAACCCGAGCAACTCGGTGTGGGTGGCGCGCCATCTCTGGGGCCCCATTCTCCTGTGGGCCGGCGGCGCGAAGCTCGTGGTGCATGGCGCGGAGAACGTGGATCCGAAGCGGCCCACCATCTACGTGGCCAACCACCAGTCCACCATCGACATCCCGGCGCACTTCGTCTCGGTGCCGGTGAACTTCCGCTACGTGGCCAAGAGCCAGCTGCGCTGGGTGCCCTTCATCGGCTGGTACCTCTGGCTCGCGGGGCACGTCCTCATCGACCGCTCCAACCGCCGCTCCGCCATCGCCTCGCTGGACGCGGCCGCCGAGCGCATCCGCGGCGGCGTCAGCATCTTCCTCTACCCGGAGGGGACCCGCGGGGACGACGGGCGCGTGCTGCCCTTCAAGAAGGGCCCCTTCGCGCTCGCCCTCAAGGCACGCGTGCCCATCTGCCCCGTCACCATCGAGGGCAGCGGGAAGGTCATGCCCAAGAACAGCTGGAACATCACCCCGGGCACCATCCACGTGAAGATCGGCGCCCCCATCGACACCACGCGCTTCGCCGCCGAGGATCGCGAGGGGCTCGCGCGCTACGTGCGCAACATCATCATCGACCAGAGCCTCGAGCTGGGCGGCGCGGGCGGAGACCGGGACGCAGCGGTCGCCGGCGCGGGTCAGGAGGGCGCTGCGCGCGCCCCCGCGGAGGCCTGATCATGGCGCCTGCCTCCTCGCGCCGGCTCCTCTGCGCCCTGCTCTGCCTCGGCCTCGCGGCCTCGGGCTGCAGCGCGCACCGCACCGCCGCTCCCACCGCTCCGCGCGAGCGGGCGCGGGCCCTGGTGGAGGCCGGAAAGCCCGCCGAGGCCATCGCGCTGCTGGAGGGCCTGCACGCCGCCGCGCCGGACGACCTGGAGCTCGCGCGCGCGCTCACCGAGGCACAGGTGAAGGCGGGCCGCACGGACGCGTGGATCGCCGAGCTCGAGCGCCGCAACCGCGCCCACGAGCGCGCCTCGCAGCACTACATGCTGGGCCTCGCCCACTTCTCGCGCTCCGCCGGCGCCGGGGAGCCGGCCATCCGCGCCTTCGAGCGGGCCATCGCGCTCGCGCCCGGGGAGGCCGAGCTGCACCACCGCCTGGGCATCGCCCTGCTCGAATCCGAGCAGTACGCCCAGGCCGTGGGCCCGCTGCGGCGCGCGGTGGAGCTGGCACCCGGGCGCGCGGGCCTGCAGCTGCCGCTCGCAAAGGCGCTGCACCGCACGGGGGACACGCAGGGCGCCGTCGCGGCGCTCTCGGCGCTGGTGCAGCAGTCCCCCTCGCGCGCCGAGGTCGCGACGGCGCGGGCCCTGATGGAGCAGATCTCGGACCCCTTCGCGCGCCTGCCCAAGGGCGCCGGGCCCCGCTTCGAGGAGGGCCTCCGGGCGCTGCACGAGCAGGACGTGCCCCAGCAGGCCATCCTCGCGTTCGAGGAGGTGCTGCACGACTTCCCGGACCTGGCCGTGGTGCACGCGCTGCTGGGCCTCGCCTACCAGCGCCTGGACGACGCGGGCCGCGCGGTGGAGGAGTACCGGCGCGCGCTCGAACTCGCCCCTTCGGACGGCAAGACGCACCAGTACCTCGGCGAGCTGTACCTCGCCCGCCAGCGCCCCGAGTCCGCGCGCCCCGAGTTCCAGCAGGCCGTGGCGCTGCACCCCCTGCTGGATGTGGCCTGGTACCAGCTGGGAGACCTCGAGCTGCAGCGCCACGACCTCGGTGCGGCCCGCCGCTGCTTCCAGGTGCTGAGCGCCCTGCAGCCGGACTCGCCCGCCCCGCACGGCAAGCTCGCGCTGGTGCTGCAGCTGGAGGGCGACTGGAAGGGCGCGGACCGCGAGCTGCACGCCGTGCTGGACGGGGACCCGGAGAACGTGGAGTTCGCCCTGCGCCTGGGCCTCCTGCACGCCGAGCGCGCAGGCAAGACCCCGGAGCCCGCGGCGCGGCGCGCGGCCCAGGCGGAGGCCGAGAAGTGGCTGCGCCAGGTGCTCGAGGCCCAGCCGGAGAACGCCGTCGCCTCGCGCGCCCTCGCCTCCTTGCGAGGGCAGTGACGAGCGCAGTAGCCAGCACGCGCGCCGGCTCCTAGACTTGCCGGCCCCGGGAGACCCCATGAGCGACGCCCGCCAGCCGCCAGACCGCAAAGCGCCGCCGCCGCCCTCGGCAGGGACCAGCCGCCCCGCGATGCGGGCGGTGAGCGCCGCGCGCGCCACCCCCCTGGCCCCCGCCGGCCCTCCGCCCCCCCTGGGCAAGCGCGTGAGCGCGGCGCTCACCAACGCGGGCCTCAACGCGCTCGCCTACGCGCGGGAGGCCGTGGAGGACTTCCGCCGCCGCGACCGCTTCTTCAAGTTCAAGGCGATGGTGGTGGCCGCGTGGGTGCTGCTCTCGGTGTCGGGCGTGGTGGTGGCGTGCCCCAGCGGGGCCCTCAGCGCGGGCGAGATGGGCGCGCGCCTGGTGGTGAACGCGGAGCGGGTGCCCCCGATCATCCTCATCTACAACGAGAGCAAGGAGCCCTGGCAGGACGTCACGGTGGTGGTGAACCGCCAGTACCGCGCCTCGTCGGGCAGTGTGGCCGCGGGCGGCAACCTCACGCTCACGCCCAAGCTGCTGCTGGGCCCGGGCAACGTGCTCGCGCCGCTGGGGCTGCACGTCACGGACGTGGAGCTGCGCACCTCCGAGGGGCGCGCCACCCTGATGCGCGAGGGCGAGCTGCGCTGAGCGCACGGCAGCGCCCGCGGGCGCTGGAAACACGAACGCCCTCTCCGCCGGGAGGGCGAAGAGGGCGTCGCTGGAAGCAGCCGGAAGCGGGAACTACTCCGCCTTGGCCGTCTCCTCGGTGCTCTCGGCCTCGGAGGCCTCGGTGCCCTTGGCAGGCTTCGCCGGGCGGTCCACCAGCTCGAGCAGCGCCATCTCGGCCGCATCGCCGCGACGGAAGCCGAGCTTCACGATGCGGGTGTAGCCGCCGGGACGGGTCGCATAGCGGTCCTTGTACTCGCTGAAGACCTTCTGCAGCACGTCTTTGTCCTTCACGATCTTGGCCGCGAGGCGCACGTTCGACAGCCCGCCGCGCTTGCCGAGCGTGATGATCCGCTCGGCCATCTTCCGGGCCTCCTTGGCCTTGGGAAGCGTGGTCTTGATCGCCTGGTGCTCGAGCAGCGAGGTCACCATGTTGTTGAGCATCGCGAGACGGTGGCTCGTGGTGCGGTGCAGCTTCCTCTGTCCAACCTTGTGACGCATGGGCGTTGCACTCCGGAGCCTCTCGGCTCCACCACTCCGGCCGTATCAGGTACCGGGTGGGAAGGGCGCCCCGACACCGGAGGGCACCACTGCGTGGGTTCGGTGGCCGCGTACGGGCGCCACCCCCTCCCCGGCCCGCGCCCCTGCTTGAGGGCGTGTCGCGCGCACCGGGAAGGGTCCTGCGGGAACGCTAGACCTTCGCGGCGGCCGGAGCGGCAGGGGCCGCGGCCGGAGCCTTCGGAGGCCAGTTCTCGAGCTTCATGCCGAGCGACAGGCCCATCTCCGCGAGGATCTCCTTGATCTCCTTGAGCGACTTGCGGCCGAAGTTCTTCGTCTTGAGCATCTCGGCCTCGCTGCGCTGCACGAGGTCACCGATGCTCTTGATGTTCGCCTGCTGCAGGCAGTTGGCCGAGCGCACCGAGAGCTCCAGCTCGTCCACCGAGCGGAAGAGGTTCTCGTTGAGCTTCGCCTCCTCCTTCGGGGCCTCGGCGACCACCGGCTCCTCGGTCTCGTCGAAGTTCACGAAGACCGTGAGCTGCTCCTTGATGATCTTCGCCGCGTACGCCACCGCGTCCTGCGGGGTGACGGAGCCGTCCGTCCACACCTCGAGGCTCAGCTTGTCGTAGTCGGTGACCTGACCGACGCGGGCGTTGGTGACCTGGTAGTTCACCTTGCGCACCGGGCTGAACAGCGAGTCGATGGGGATGGTGCCGATGGGGCTGCCGGCGACCTTGTTGGAGTTGGCCGGCACGTAGCCACGGCCGCGGCGGCAGGTGAGCTCCACGCGCAGCTTGCCACCCTCGGACACCGTGCAGATGTGGTGACCAGGGTTGAGCACCTCGACCTGGTCGTCGGTGATGATGTCCCCGGCCTTCACCTCCTTGGGACCCTCCACCTCGATGCGCAGCGTCTTGGTCTCGTTGGTGTGCATCCGAAGGAGGACCTCCTTCAGGTTGAGCACGATGTCCGTCACGTCCTCGGCCACCTCGGGGATCGTGGTGAACTCGTGGTCCACGCCCTCGATCTTCACGGAGGTGATGGCGGCGCCCTGCAGGCTGCTGAGCAGCACGCGGCGCAGCGAGTTGCCGAGCGTGGTCCCGAAGCCGCGCTCGAGCGGCTCCGCCACGAACTTGCCGTAGGTCTGGCTGAGGGAGTCCTGGTCGACGTCCATGCGGCGCGGCTTGATGAGGTCGCGCCAGTTCTTCGCCACGTACGTATCTGCCATGTGTGCTGCTCCTCGTGCGTGCGCCACCACCGACGTACCCGCCGCAATGGCGGGAGGATGGGCACGGGATGAACCGCTCTTCTAACCGCCCGAGCGGGGTACCGCAAAAGCACGCACGCCCCGGCGGATGAGGCCGGGGCGCGCAAGACGCTCCATTGGGAGCTCTGGGAGAGCTCCAGGGAGCGCGGTGCGACTACTTGGAGTAGAGCTCCACGATCAGCTGCTCCTGGATCGGCATCGTGAGGTCCTCGCGGTTCGGCGCGGTCCGCACGGTGGCCTTGAAGTTCTTCTTGTCCAGGTCGATCCACTGCGGCACGCCGCGGCGGTCCACGGTCTCGAGCGCCTCCGCGATGCGCAGCATCTTGCGGCTCTTCTCGGCGACCTCGATGGTCGAGCCCGGGCGCACGGCGAAGGACGGGATGTTGACCCGCTTGCCGTTCACCGTGAAGTGGCCGTGGCGCACCAGCTGGCGGCTCTCGGCGCGGGTGTCCGCGAAGCCCATGCGGAACACCACGTTGTCCAGGCGCAGCTCGAGCTGCTGCAGCAGGTTCTCACCCGTCTTGCCCTTGGCCGCGGACGCGCGGTGGTAGTAGCCGCGGAACTGGCTCTCGAGCAGGCCGTACATGCGCTTGACCTTCTGCTTCTCGCGCAGCTGCACGCCGTAGCCGGAGAACTTCACCCGGCCCTGGCCATGCTGACCGGGGGGATAGGGACGCCGCTCGATCGCACACTTGTCGGTGTAGCAGCGGTCACCCTTGAGGTACATCTTCAGGTTCTCGCGCCGGCAGATGCGGCAGGCGCTGGCGGTATAACGGGCCATGGCTTTTTCCTTGAGGTGGTCTAGGAGCCGGCGCCCCCGCGGGGGCTCTCCGGCTCCACGAAGAGGGAATTAGACGCGACGGCGCTTGGCCTGACGGCAGCCGTTGTGCGGGATGGGGGTCACGTCGCGGATGAGCGAGATCTTCAGGCCCGCGGCGGCCAGCGCGCGCAGCGCCGACTCGCGGCCCGAGCCCGGACCCTTCACCAGCACCGTCACGTTCTTCAGACCGTGCTCCATCGCCTTGGCGGCGGCGTCGCCCGCGGCAACCTGCGCGGCGAACGGGGTGCTCTTGCGGCTGCCCTTGAAGCCACGGGCGCCAGCGGAAGACCAGGAGATCACGTTCCCGGACACGTCCGTGATCGTGATGATGGTGTTGTTGAACGTGGACTGGATGTGGACCACGCCGTTGAGGATGTTCTTCTTCCCCTTGCGGGCCTTGACCTTCTTGGGGGCCTCGGCGCCCTCCGGGGCGGCGGGCGCTGCAGCGCTGGTGTTCGCCTCTTCAGCCATGTGAGTCGGAGCTCCTGAAAGTAGATGATCGACGCGGGGCGCCGTCTAAGCGGCCTCCCCGCGCAGGGGTGGGAAACTAGCGGCCGGCCGGCGCAGTGGCCTTGGCGCGCACGATGCCGCGCTTGGGCCCCTTGCGGGTGCGGGCGTTGGTGTGGGTGCGCTGGCCGCGCACGGGCAGGCCCTTGCGGTGACGCAGGCCACGGTAGCAGCCGAGGTCCATGAGGCGCTTGATGTTCATGGTCACCTCGCGACGCAGGTCACCCTCGACCTTGTAGTCGGCCTCGATGATCTCGCGGAGCTTGCGCGCCTGATCGTCGGTGAGGTCCTTGGTGCGCGTGGTCGGATCGATCCCGGCCTTCTCGATGATCTTCTGCGCGGAGGTGCTGCCGATCCCGTAGATGTACTGCAGCGAGATCACGGCGCGCTTGTTGGGCGGGAGGTCGATGCCTGCGATACGAGCCATCTGAGTCGTTCCTTCTGGGTGGAGTTGGTCTGAAGCTGGCGACCGGAGTCGCTAGCCCTGGCGCTGCTTGTGCCGAGGGTTGGAGGCGCAGATGACGCGCACGATGCCCTTGCGGCGGACAACCTTGCACTTGTCGCAGATCTTCTTGACGGACGCCCGAACCTTCATGGCGGTGCTTCTCCTTCGAGTAATGAAAAATCAAGCAGCCGGGTGCCTCCCCTCTCGGGAGGCCCGGCTGGGCTACTTCGCGCGGTAGGTGATGCGGCCGCGGCTCAAATCGTAGGGCGACAGCTCGACCTTCACCTTGTCGCCGGGGAGGATGCGGATGAAGTGCATGCGCATCTTGCCCGAGATGTGCGCGAGCACCTTGTGGCCGTTGTCGAGCACCACGCGGAACATCGCGTTCGGGAGGGGCTCCATCACGGTGCCCTCGACTTCGATGGAATCATCCTTCGGCAATCAACACCCGTCCTTCGAACAGCAAACGCTCTTGGAAGCGCGGCGGGATAGCACTTCGCCTCTTTAGAGGCAAGCCTCCTCGCGCATGGGAACCACAAATCCCTACGAACCCCGCCCGACGGTCGCTTATTTCGCCCCTCTGCCTACATCAGGAAGCGCGCCGCGTCAGGATCTCCGGACCCGCCTCGGTCACCAGGATGGTGTGCTCGAAGTGAGCTGACAGCTTTCCGTCCCGGGTGACGGCCGTCCAGTCGTCCTCCAGCACCTCGACCTGGGGGGTGCCGGCATTGATCATCGGCTCCACCGCCAGCACCATCCCCGGCCGCAGCCGCAGCCCGCTGCCCGGCTGGCCGTAGTTGGGGACCTGGGGGGCCTCGTGCAGCGCCCGCCCGATGCCGTGGCCCACGAAGTCGCGCACCACGGAGAAGCCGCGCGGCTCCACGTAGCTCTGGATCGCGTGCCCGATGTCCCCCACCCGGTTGCCCGGCACCATCGCCTCGATCGCCTTCGCCAGCGCCTCGCGGGTCGCGTCCACCAGCGCCTGGGCCTGCGCGCTCACCTTCCCCACCGGCACCGTGCGCGCCGAGTCGCCGTAGAAGCCCTGGTAGACGACCCCGAAGTCCAGCTTCATCAGGTCGCCCTCCGCGAGCTTGCGCTTGCGCGATGGGATCCCGTGCACCACCTCGTGGTTCACCGAGGCGCACAGGCAGCTCGGGAAGCCGTGGTAGCCCTTGAACGCCGGCTTGGCCCCCTTGGCGCGGATCAGCTTCTCGGCGAGCGCGTCCAGGTCCCAGGTGCTCACGCCCGGCGCGACCGCGCGCTCGAGTTCGTCGAGGATCTCGCACACGATGCGGCCGGCCTCGCGCATCCGCGCAATCTCGTCCGCGCTCTTGATCTCGACCTGACCCATGCGTTGTTCGATGCGCGAGCGGCCCCGGCGTCTCCGCCGCGGGCGCGCCCTCAGCGCTTGCCGGCCGCGGCCTTGATCTCCGCGAAGATGCCCTCGGGGCTCCCGATCCCATCCACCACCGTGAGCAGCCCCTTCTTCGCGTAGTAGTCCTTCAGGGGCGCGGTCTGGCGGTCGTACACGTCCAGGCGCTCGAGGATCTTCTCCGGCGCGTCGTCCGGGCGCTGGATGAGGCCCGTGCCGCACTTGTCGCAGAAGCCGGCCCGCTTCGGGGGGTTCTGGTAGACGTGGTAGACGGAGCCGTCCACCGGGCAGCTGCGCCGCCCACTGCCGCGCTCCACGAGCTTCTCGCGCGGCACCTCGAGCGAGACCACCGCGTCGATCTTGCGGCCCAGCTGGGCGAGCGCCTGCTCGAGCGCATCCGCCTGCGGAATCGTGCGCGGGAAGCCGTCCAGCACGAAGCCGTTCGCGCAGTCGAGCGCCTTGAGGCGCTCCTGCACGATCGCGATCACCAGATCGTCGGGCACCAGGTGGCCTGCGTCCATGAGAGGCCCCGCCTTCTTGCCCAGCGGGGTGCCCTCGCGAACGGCCTGCCGGAGAATGTCACCCGTGGAGATCTGAGGGATCTGGAACTCCGCGTACAGCTTCTTCGCCTGGGTGCCCTTCCCCGCGTTCGGCGGGCCCAACAGGATGAGATTCATACGCTCCTCTCGCCTCCGAGTACCAATGCACGCCCGGCGGCTCGGGCCAAGCCCGAGTTGACACGCCCGCTGCAAAAACGCCCAACCCTCAACGACACAGCGCCCCTCCCCGGAGGCCGGGGAGAGGCGCCGGGAGACCTCTTGCGGCTCGCGGCCCTGCTACGCCGCCACGCGCACGCGGCCGCGGATGCGCGGACCGCGCGGCCCGGCGAAGCCCTCGTAGTTGCGGCTGATGAGGTGGCCCTCGATCTGCTGCACGGTGTCCAGCGCCACGCCCACCACGATGAGCAGCGCGGTGCCGCCGAAGGTGAAGTGCACCCCGAGCAGGCTGCTGATGACCGAGGGGATCACGCAGATGGCCGCGAGGTAGATGGCGCCGCCGAAGGTGATGCGGTTGAGCACGCGCTCGATGTAGTCGGCCGTCTGGCGGCCCGGGCGGATGCCGGGGATGTAGCCGCCCTGCTTCTTGATGTTGTCCGCCACGTCGTCCGGCTTGAAGGTGAGCGCCGTGTAGAAGTAGCTGAAGAAGATGACGAGCAGCACGAAGATGCCGTTGTAGATCCAGAGGTTGCCGGTGATGGCGCGCTCGAAGCTCTGGAGGAACGGGAACCAGGTGCCCAGGGTCGCGGGGAAGCTGAGCAGCGCGCCGGCGAAGATGGGCGGGATCACGCCCGAGGTGTTCACCTTCATCGGGAAGTAGGTGGCCTGGCCCGCGAACATGCGCCGGCCCGCCATGCGCTTCGCGTACTGCACCGGGATGCGGCGGTTGCCGCGCTCCACGTAGACCACCACGCCCACCACGAGGACCATGAAGGCGAGCAGCGCGATGACCGCGCCCGCGTTGATCACGTCCTGGCTGGTGAGGTCGAAGAGGTTCTTCGCGCCGGGCACGAGCCGCGCCACGATGCCCGCGAAGATGATGAGCGAGATGCCGTTGCCGATGCCGCGCTCGGTGATGCGCTCGCCCAGCCACATGATGAAGGCCGTGCCGGCGGTGAGCGAGATCACCGTCATGAAGGTGAACCAGAGGTTGTCGTTGGGGACCACCACCTGGTTGATGCCCGTCTGCCCCACGTCACCGCGGCCGAGGCTCGCGAGCCAGCGCGAGATGCCGATGCCCTGCACGATGGAGAGCACGATGGAGCCGTAGCGGGTGTACTGGTTGATCTTCTGCCGCCCCGCCGCGCCCTCCTTCTGGAGGCGCTCGAAGGTGGGCACGACCACCGCCAGCAGCTGCATGATGATGGAGGCGGAGACGTACGGCATGATGCCCAGGCCGAAGATCGACATCTGCTCGAGCGCGCCGCCCGAGAAGAGGTTGAACAGGCTCACGAGGCCGCCCGACTGCTTCTGGGCGTCCATGAAGGCGTTCATCGCCGCGCGGTCAACGCCCGGCGTGTTGATGAAGATGCCGATGCGGTACACCGCGAGCAGCATCAGCGTGTACGCGAGCCGGTTGCGCAGCTCCGCGATGCGGAAGACGTTGGCGAAGGCGTTCAGAGCCACGTGGGAGCCATCCCCTGGTGAAGGTTCTTCCAGAACAACAGCGCCCCTGTCCGGAACGGAGAGGGGCGCGAAAGCCTACACAAGCAGCCGGGCGCGCGTCACCTGGAAGTGATGCGCGCCCGACAAATGTCAGCCCTGGGCCTTGCGCGGGGCCTTCACGCCCTTGCCGGAGTGCGCCTTGCTGGCAGCCTCGGGCTTGTGCGCCATCAGGGGGAGCTCGTTCACCGAGCCGCCCGCCTTCTCGATCGCCTCACGGGCGGCCGCGGAGAACTTGTGCGCGGTGACCGCGATCTTCTTGGAGAGCGTGCCCTGGGCCAGCACCTTGATGCCGTCCGGGCGACCCTTGACCAGGCCCGCGCTGCGCAGCGCCGCCTCGTCCACCGTGGCGCCCGCGTCGAAGCCCTCGAGGTCCGCGAGGTTCACCACCGCGTACTCGAGGCGGTTGGGCGAGTTGAAGCCGATCTTCGGCATGCGGCGCTGCAGGGGGCTCTGACCGCCCTCGAAGCCCTCGAAGCGCATGTTGCCGGAGCGGGCCTTCTGGCCCTTGCCACCACGGCCGGCGGTCTTGCCGAGGCCGGAGCCCTGGCCGCGGCCGACGCGCTTCTTCTTGTGCCAGCTGTTGCGGGGGCGCGACAGGTTGTTGAGAGTAGCCATCTGTGAATCCTCGTCTCGCGGGCGGCCTCCTCCCGGAGGCCCCGCATCCAGACTGTTAGGGCCTACTGCGCGGCCTTCGCGCGGGCCTGGTCACGGCGAACGATCTTCCGGGGCTTGCGGCGCTTCGGCGCCGGAGCCTCCTCGCTCACCACTTCCTGCGTCACCAGGTGCTTCACCTTGAACACCA
Encoded here:
- the rpmJ gene encoding 50S ribosomal protein L36, giving the protein MKVRASVKKICDKCKVVRRKGIVRVICASNPRHKQRQG
- the infA gene encoding translation initiation factor IF-1 gives rise to the protein MPKDDSIEVEGTVMEPLPNAMFRVVLDNGHKVLAHISGKMRMHFIRILPGDKVKVELSPYDLSRGRITYRAK
- the map gene encoding type I methionyl aminopeptidase, with product MGQVEIKSADEIARMREAGRIVCEILDELERAVAPGVSTWDLDALAEKLIRAKGAKPAFKGYHGFPSCLCASVNHEVVHGIPSRKRKLAEGDLMKLDFGVVYQGFYGDSARTVPVGKVSAQAQALVDATREALAKAIEAMVPGNRVGDIGHAIQSYVEPRGFSVVRDFVGHGIGRALHEAPQVPNYGQPGSGLRLRPGMVLAVEPMINAGTPQVEVLEDDWTAVTRDGKLSAHFEHTILVTEAGPEILTRRAS
- a CDS encoding adenylate kinase — its product is MNLILLGPPNAGKGTQAKKLYAEFQIPQISTGDILRQAVREGTPLGKKAGPLMDAGHLVPDDLVIAIVQERLKALDCANGFVLDGFPRTIPQADALEQALAQLGRKIDAVVSLEVPREKLVERGSGRRSCPVDGSVYHVYQNPPKRAGFCDKCGTGLIQRPDDAPEKILERLDVYDRQTAPLKDYYAKKGLLTVVDGIGSPEGIFAEIKAAAGKR
- the secY gene encoding preprotein translocase subunit SecY, with the translated sequence MALNAFANVFRIAELRNRLAYTLMLLAVYRIGIFINTPGVDRAAMNAFMDAQKQSGGLVSLFNLFSGGALEQMSIFGLGIMPYVSASIIMQLLAVVVPTFERLQKEGAAGRQKINQYTRYGSIVLSIVQGIGISRWLASLGRGDVGQTGINQVVVPNDNLWFTFMTVISLTAGTAFIMWLGERITERGIGNGISLIIFAGIVARLVPGAKNLFDLTSQDVINAGAVIALLAFMVLVVGVVVYVERGNRRIPVQYAKRMAGRRMFAGQATYFPMKVNTSGVIPPIFAGALLSFPATLGTWFPFLQSFERAITGNLWIYNGIFVLLVIFFSYFYTALTFKPDDVADNIKKQGGYIPGIRPGRQTADYIERVLNRITFGGAIYLAAICVIPSVISSLLGVHFTFGGTALLIVVGVALDTVQQIEGHLISRNYEGFAGPRGPRIRGRVRVAA
- the rplO gene encoding 50S ribosomal protein L15, which translates into the protein MATLNNLSRPRNSWHKKKRVGRGQGSGLGKTAGRGGKGQKARSGNMRFEGFEGGQSPLQRRMPKIGFNSPNRLEYAVVNLADLEGFDAGATVDEAALRSAGLVKGRPDGIKVLAQGTLSKKIAVTAHKFSAAAREAIEKAGGSVNELPLMAHKPEAASKAHSGKGVKAPRKAQG